From the Candidatus Aegiribacteria sp. genome, the window ATTTCGTTTATACCTGAAATTTGGAGGGATGCCGGCTCTTCATTCGATGGAGCTTTCATGGGAAGTTGCCTGCCAGTACCTTCAGTCCGTTAAGGATACCGTTCTTCTGAACGATGTAATTACTCGAAACAGCATCAGAAACATTCCGCTTCTCGAATCAGTATTTACCTTTCTTGCTGACAACATCGGTTCTCTTTTCTCTGCAAAACGTATTGCAGATTATCTTGGATCCCTGGGCAGGAGTACATCAGTTAACACTGTCATCGACTTCATCCGCTATTTGTCTGATGCTTTCGCTTTTCATTACGTGAGAAGATATGATCTCAGGGGTAAGAAACAACTTGAATACACCGGTAAAGCGTTTTTGAATGACCTTGCCTTCCGGCATGCACTTTTCGGTTACAGGGAAGGTGATATTTCCGGTTTTCTCGAGAATATCATCTACATGGAACTGAGGCGAAGAGGTTATTCCATTTTCATCGGCTGGATGGACGGAAAGGAAATTGACTTCACAGCCCACAGGGGAGATGAGACAATTTACATTCAGGTTGCGTATCTTCTTGCATCTGAGGAAACGATCGACAGAGAATTTCTCCCCCTCATGAACATTCAGGACAATTGCCCCAAGATGGTGCTTTCCATGGATAGAGACTTTCCATCAAGGAAAGGTATCCCTCAGATCTACATACCAGAGTTCCTCACAGGCGCTCAGTCCTGAAGATTATAGTGAAACGGAAAGACCGGCCAGAACAGGCCAGTCGAGTTCGGTTCTCTGCTCCGTGGCTATCTCAATTGTATATGACCCGCTTGATTCATAGGTATACCGCAAACCTGCGAAGAATCCGCTTATCTCTTCCTCACCGGGAGAATACTGATATCCGATCGAACATCCATACTCCCTGTAATTAATGCTCATTCCGCATCCAAAGGCATCGGAAGTCCAGAATCCGATTTTCCCGCCTGCAAAACCGGTCAGAATCGATGATATTCGATAGCTGGCACCGGCGGATATTTCGGTTGGCATATCCTTGCGAATACCCTGCCAGGAAGGAGCCTGCCCGACGCCGGTAAGCACAATACCGGCAAGAAACTCACCGGAAGGTTTAAAAGCCATCCCAGCGTTCGCGGTAATACCGGTTCCTCCCGAAGAAGCCACATTCTCCCATGACAGACCGGCGGAAACACCAGCTTCGATCCAGCCGGCAAGCGGGAAGGACACTCCGGCCATTGCGCAGCCTGTTGAATAGGAATACTCGCCTGTAACAGCACCTGACTCATCTCTTCCGATGAGCCCTCCTCTGCCCAGATAAACAAGACCGACTCCTGCTTCAATGTCAGATCCGATAGAGAAAGCGCCGGCGACTGAGGCTGCT encodes:
- a CDS encoding ATP-binding protein, whose protein sequence is MHYRRSLYLDRIRPFIGSPVIKVITGMRRVGKSVFLGQVADLVRLISPGTKILSVNMELMENWQYRDGILLHRMITDQGTDMALFLDEVQDIRGWEEIVSSLLARGGVDLYITGSNAQMLSSELATKIAGRYVEFQIYPLGLSEFIEFRGDDAVSLDEEFRLYLKFGGMPALHSMELSWEVACQYLQSVKDTVLLNDVITRNSIRNIPLLESVFTFLADNIGSLFSAKRIADYLGSLGRSTSVNTVIDFIRYLSDAFAFHYVRRYDLRGKKQLEYTGKAFLNDLAFRHALFGYREGDISGFLENIIYMELRRRGYSIFIGWMDGKEIDFTAHRGDETIYIQVAYLLASEETIDREFLPLMNIQDNCPKMVLSMDRDFPSRKGIPQIYIPEFLTGAQS